CGCTCGAGCGCCTCGGCGTCGCGGAAGAGCAGACCCAGGTTCGCCGCGCGGCCGGTTCCGACCATGATCGCGGTGGGCGTCGCCAGGCCGAGCGCGCACGGACAGGCGATGACCAGCACAGCGACCGCCGGTCCAAGCGCCGCGGGGATCGACGCATTCGCGATCACCAGCCAGCCACCGAACGTGAGCGCCGCTGCCGCGAGCACGATGGGCACGAAGACCTCTGCCACCTGATCCGCGAGCCGCTGGATGGGCGCGCGCGACCCCTGCGCCGACTCCACCAGCCGCGCGATCTGTGCCAGCGTCGACTCTGCTTGGCGATGCGTGGCCTCCACGAGCAGGGTGCCCTGACCATTGAGCGTGCCGCCGGTGACGGTGTCGCCGGGCCGCTTGGAAACGGGCAGGCTCTCGCCGGTGAGCATGGACTCGTCGACGGCGGAGCTGCCCTCGAGCACCTTGCCGTCCACCGCGAGCTTCTCGCCGGGGCGCACGCGCACCTTCCAGCCGACTTCGACTTCCTCCAACGGCTGCTCGCGCTCGCTGCCGTCGGCCTGGACCACGCGAGCGGCCGGCGGCGCCAGGCGGAGCAGGGCAGAGAGCGCAGCGCCGGCGCGTCCGCGCGCGCGGGCCTCGAGGAAGCGGCCGATGAGCACGAACGCGACCACCAGCGCGCCGACCTCGAAGTAGAGCGCGCCTTTCCCCGTCAGCAGCGCGACCACGCTCTCGAGCCACGCGGCCAGCGCGCCGAGCGCCACGAGCGTGTCCATGTTCGCGGTGAAGTGCCGCGCGCGGATCGCCGCGGTGCGCAGGATGGGCCAGCCCGCGCCGAAGATCGTCGCCGTCGCGAGCGCCGCTTGCAGCCAGGTCGAGCCCGGGAACCTCAGGTCGGCCATGGAGATGACGAGCAGCGGCAGCCCGAGCGCAATGGCCGCGATGGCACGCGCACGCGCCTCGGGAAGCTCGTCGTGCGTGTGCGCGTCCCGATGCGGCTCGGCGTGGTAGCCCGCGGCCGCGACGGCCTTGAAGATGGGCTTCGGCTCGACGCCCGGCCCGAGCTTCACCTCCGCGCGCCGCGTGGCCAGGTTCACCGACGCCTGCTGCACGCCGGGCACCTTGGCGATGGCCTTCTGCACCGTGATGGCGCAGCTCGCGCAGGTCATCCCCTGGATGTCGAGGTGCAGCAGGTTCACGGTGGGTGAAGTCGCGACGGCGGGCTCGGCGAGCGCGGCCTCGGGGTTCGCGCTGAACTTCGCCGCGCAATCCGGGCCGTCGAAGTACCAGCGCACACCGTCGTGATCGACGTGCGGCGCGTGCGTGCGATCGACCGGCCGGTGGCACACCGGGTCCTCGGCCGGCGCAGCGAGCACTCCGTCGGGATCGGTTTCGAACTTCGCTCGGCACTTCGGATTGCAGAACCCGTAGGTCACGCCTGCGTGCACGAGCGTGCCGCCGCGCGGGCTTTCGCCCACCAGCATGTCGCAGACGGGATCCGTCTCGGCGACGCGCTGCTCTGTCGTGACGCCCTCCATGGTCCTAGGAATAACCAGATTCCGCCCCTCGACAACGTTGACCGGGCTGTGTCGCTGTCGCTATATCGTGCGCCCTCGCGAGCCGGGCGGTTTCCGGAGCGCCGGGAGGGCCGGAATGTCGTCGGAAGCGGAGCTCCAGACCGAGCTGCAGAGCCTGTCCAAGCGCCTCGAGGATCGGCTGTCGATCGTGCACTTTGCGTGGGCCTTTGGCCTCGCGTGCGCGGCGTTCATGGGCGTCGGCGTGGGCATCAAGCTCTTCCACGACTCCATCCGCACGCCGAAGCTCGCCTTCGTGCTGCTCGCGGTGGGCATGGGCTGCGCCATCGTCGCGGCCATCCGGCTGACGCGCGGATTCAAGCTCTTTGCCGCCGAGGGGCGCGACTACCAGCGCTTCATGACGGTGCGTTCCGAGCTGGGCCTCGATCGTCCGCAGCTCCCCTCGGCGTGACCGGGCGTCGGCACAGCCTGCCGCCGCTGCGCGATGGGCGCGGCCGGATGCGGCGCGGCCTCTTCCTGGTGCTCGAAGGCATCGACGGCGCGGGCACCACCACGCAGGCCGCGGCGCTGGACAGGGCGCTTCGCGCGCGCGGGCAGCGCACGCAGGTGACCGCCGAGCCGTCGGGCGGGCCGGTGGGCATGCTCCTGC
The Deltaproteobacteria bacterium DNA segment above includes these coding regions:
- the cadA gene encoding cadmium-translocating P-type ATPase encodes the protein MEGVTTEQRVAETDPVCDMLVGESPRGGTLVHAGVTYGFCNPKCRAKFETDPDGVLAAPAEDPVCHRPVDRTHAPHVDHDGVRWYFDGPDCAAKFSANPEAALAEPAVATSPTVNLLHLDIQGMTCASCAITVQKAIAKVPGVQQASVNLATRRAEVKLGPGVEPKPIFKAVAAAGYHAEPHRDAHTHDELPEARARAIAAIALGLPLLVISMADLRFPGSTWLQAALATATIFGAGWPILRTAAIRARHFTANMDTLVALGALAAWLESVVALLTGKGALYFEVGALVVAFVLIGRFLEARARGRAGAALSALLRLAPPAARVVQADGSEREQPLEEVEVGWKVRVRPGEKLAVDGKVLEGSSAVDESMLTGESLPVSKRPGDTVTGGTLNGQGTLLVEATHRQAESTLAQIARLVESAQGSRAPIQRLADQVAEVFVPIVLAAAALTFGGWLVIANASIPAALGPAVAVLVIACPCALGLATPTAIMVGTGRAANLGLLFRDAEALERLASVKTIVLDKTGTVTLGKPVLEQATSLGDENEALHFAASADLHSEHPLAQALVQAARARSIALAEPSEFLAHAGDGASALVDGHRVRVGSPRWLSITDAKLLEAVSLAEAHGQIAIAVEVDGQARAVFAIADPPRPESKDALAALKARGLELRLLTGDRRGTALAIAKQLGLDESSVLAEVRPDGKAAEVSRLQASGQRVAMVGDGVNDAPALAAADVGIALGAGSDVALEAAPVTLMRSDLRALPAAIDVARRTLEIVRQNLYWALGYNVLAIPIAALGLLERFGGPMLAAAAMSLSSVSVVSNALRLRRFTPKP